One Fulvia fulva chromosome 8, complete sequence DNA window includes the following coding sequences:
- a CDS encoding Putative sterigmatocystin biosynthesis peroxidase stcC — translation MASLKKILLVSAAVCAPTLALPTLSERDFTTWSPPGAGDVRSPCPAMNSLANHGFIPPSGKGLTQPIVTKGLADALNIGPDMANFLFAGGLLSAPQLLLGSFDLNMLNRHNFPIEHDVSLSRQDTFFGNNQPFNRTIFNEVLAFYKGMENATIPVTWQAKYARVQDSQKRNPDCTYGPRELLLSNGEAALYLSVLGDPTSGVAPVKYIKTFFEQERLPYKEGCVGNMIFRLYGASPEPLPEGLEVLTIGAYRDVIAGFNPVTSILRNATCALARPC, via the exons ATGGCATCCCTCAAGAAGATACTCCTGGTCTCGGCTGCCGTATGTGCTCCAACACTGGCCCTACCAACCCTTAGCGAGCGCGACTTCACAACATGGTCTCCTCCCGGTGCAGGAGACGTCCGCTCTCCCTGCCCAGCCATGAATTCCCTCGCGAACCATGGCTTCATCCCCCCCAGCGGCAAAGGCCTTACTCAACCCATCGTCACCAAAGGCCTCGCAGATGCCCTCAACATCGGCCCCGACATGGCCAACTTCCTCTTCGCAGGCGGACTTCTTAGCGCACCGCAACTTCTCCTCGGCAGCTTCGACCTTAACATGTTGAATCGACACAACTTCCCCATTGAGCATGATGTTTCGTTGTCTCGACAGGATACTTTCTTCGGCAACAATCAACCTTTCAACCGAACGATCTTCAATGAGGTCTTGGCTTTCTACAAGGGCATGGAGAACGCCACTATCCCGGTCACTTGGCAGGCCAAGTATGCTCGTGTGCAGGACAGTCAGAAGAGGAACCCGGACTGCACGTATGGACCGAGGGAACTCCTGCTCAGTAACGGCGAGGCGGCGTTGTACTTGAGTGTGCTTGGTGATCCCACAAGTGGTGTGGCTCCGGTCAAGTACATCAAGACTTTCTTCGAGCAGGAGCGATTACCCTACAAGGAGGGCTG TGTTGGGAACATGATCTTCAGACTGTACGGAGCTAGCCCAGAGCCACTGCCTGAGGGTTTGGAGGTTCTCACCATTGGAGCGTACAGAGATGTTATCGCAGGCTTTAATCCTGTCACGAGTATTCTGAGGAATGCAACATGTGCGCTGGCTCGTCCATGCTAA
- a CDS encoding DNA polymerase delta subunit 4, producing MPPKSREATRQSSQQSTLSFHGKDRSKVTKPASPRNAKASKKDPALFEDISHTDVKTETDPDVDEPTTAEEVIKEQADESVKDPISTNAAIKTEDVLGGRAAESEVGATGGALGAGWEGNQEAEARKITETQIKRYWRAKDQERKAPRVHQEDLTVHEKILREWDMSGQYGPCIGIARLKRWKRANMLGLKPPMEVLSVLLKNMDDGNAKSQRAHVDELMSSRFVET from the exons ATGCCTCCCAAAAGCCGCGAAGCCACTCGCCAATCCTCTCAACAATCCACACTCTCCTTCCACGGCAAAGATCGCAGCAAGGTCACCAAACCAGCCTCACCACGCAATGCGAAGGCTTCCAAGAAAGATCCCGCCCTCTTCGAAGATATCTCGCACACCGATGTCAAGACAGAAACAGACCCCGACGTTGATGAACCTACGACTGCAGAGGAAGTGATCAAGGAGCAAGCAGATGAATCTGTCAAAGACCCGATATCAACAAATGCCGCAATCAAGACAGAAGACGTCCTAGGAGGCCGCGCAGCAGAATCAGAGGTCGGCGCAACAGGTGGCGCATTAGGAGCGGGCTGGGAAGGCAATCAGGAAGCAGAGGCGAGGAAGATCACAGAAACGCAGATCAAGAGGTACTGGCGAGCGAAGGATCAGGAGCGGAAAGCGCCGAGAGTACATCAGGAAGATCTTACTGTGCATGAGAAGATCTTGAGAGAGTGGGATATGAGTGGACAGTATGGC CCATGTATCGGCATAGCACGACTGAAGCGCTGGAAGCGGGCGAATATGCTGGGGCTGAAGCCACCGATGGAAGTGCTATCGGTGCTGTTGAAGAATATGGACGATGGAAATGCGAAGTCGCAGAGGGCGCATGTGGATGAGTTGATGAGCTCGCGGTTTGTGGAGACGTGA